One Armatimonadota bacterium genomic window carries:
- a CDS encoding RsmB/NOP family class I SAM-dependent RNA methyltransferase — protein MAKPAKDASRLLLKAAHDLFESEDEREEFLEAMLAGDSKEMAMIILQDRPEIKSFPRDRHLKWQPPFVERISDPEFKAAKHPLYAKGAYYSLDFSSVFSASAMLAVAAPPKRVLDMCSSPGGKAVFAYRAFHPEVLLCNEIIRKRVSTLIGNLDRCKCEGSLVWSADPSVFARRYKECFDLVICDAPCSGQSLIAKGDEALGAFAPNMIDMNVGRQRRIIGNCYHCLRPGGSILYATCTFSPKENEKVIEWFLKTHPDMEAVEVPHLAEFRSRFSDFPAYRLYPHQGLGAGAFACLVRRKGETPEHYEPLGDMPAMWRYGDEVIKPRPREEIEAEKKAAKEAARPPQPTSIRDIVKKMNADRPRKPQVKKPRKRRK, from the coding sequence ATGGCCAAGCCCGCCAAGGACGCTTCCCGACTGTTGCTCAAAGCCGCCCACGACTTATTCGAGTCGGAGGACGAGCGGGAAGAGTTCTTGGAGGCCATGCTCGCTGGCGATTCCAAAGAGATGGCGATGATCATCCTCCAGGATCGCCCCGAGATAAAGTCCTTCCCCCGCGACCGCCACCTCAAATGGCAACCGCCCTTCGTCGAGCGCATCAGCGACCCCGAATTCAAAGCCGCGAAGCACCCGTTGTACGCCAAAGGCGCCTACTATTCGCTCGATTTCTCGTCCGTCTTCTCCGCGTCGGCAATGCTCGCCGTCGCTGCCCCGCCCAAGCGAGTTCTCGACATGTGCTCGTCGCCCGGCGGCAAAGCCGTCTTCGCCTATCGAGCCTTCCACCCCGAGGTCCTGCTCTGCAATGAGATCATCCGCAAGCGCGTCTCAACCCTCATCGGCAACCTCGACCGGTGCAAGTGCGAAGGAAGCCTCGTCTGGTCCGCCGACCCTTCTGTTTTCGCCCGACGCTACAAAGAATGCTTCGATCTCGTCATCTGCGACGCCCCCTGCTCGGGACAATCGCTGATCGCCAAAGGCGACGAAGCCCTCGGTGCCTTCGCGCCGAACATGATCGACATGAACGTCGGTCGCCAACGACGCATCATTGGCAACTGCTATCACTGCCTCCGCCCCGGCGGCTCCATCCTCTACGCCACCTGCACGTTCAGCCCCAAGGAGAACGAAAAGGTCATCGAGTGGTTCCTCAAAACCCACCCGGATATGGAAGCTGTCGAAGTCCCGCACTTGGCCGAATTCCGCTCTCGCTTCTCCGACTTCCCCGCCTACCGCCTCTACCCACACCAGGGACTTGGCGCAGGCGCCTTCGCCTGCCTGGTCCGCCGCAAAGGCGAAACGCCAGAACATTACGAACCGCTAGGCGACATGCCCGCCATGTGGCGCTATGGTGATGAGGTCATCAAACCGCGACCGCGAGAAGAAATCGAAGCCGAGAAGAAAGCCGCCAAAGAAGCCGCTCGACCACCTCAGCCAACATCGATCCGCGACATCGTGAAAAAGATGAACGCCGACCGACCCCGTAAACCTCAGGTCAAAAAGCCCCGCAAACGCCGGAAATAA
- a CDS encoding aspartate-semialdehyde dehydrogenase: MICGTTLGVSQSYSVAIVGATGAVGGEFLRLFEQRNFPIRSLKLLASERSVGKHLSFKGESIAIEEAKPGAFAGIDVAFFSAGATRSKALVPDAIAAGSLVVDNSSAFRMDPAVPLIVPEVNPSTYSPDNRLFAVGNCTAILLCTAINPILKLGKLQRLIVSTYQSASGGGAGMMRQLEGETKAVVLGEELPPTTLSQTYAFNLFSHNTAVGETGYNEEEMKVVEETKKILGMPDLKINVTCVRVPILRAHTETVTMEFDGPAPSIEDAREALSKAPGVRLIDDREKNHFPTPLEASGQDDVLVGRLRHDLSNPNALCLMLSGDQLLKGAALNAVQVAELVLGL; the protein is encoded by the coding sequence ATGATTTGCGGTACAACACTAGGAGTGTCTCAATCCTATAGTGTCGCAATAGTTGGTGCGACCGGAGCCGTTGGCGGAGAATTCCTCAGGCTCTTCGAACAAAGAAACTTCCCCATTCGATCTCTCAAGCTCCTTGCTAGCGAGCGATCGGTCGGTAAACATCTTTCGTTCAAGGGAGAATCCATCGCGATCGAAGAGGCCAAACCCGGTGCTTTTGCGGGCATCGACGTCGCATTTTTTTCTGCGGGTGCAACCCGATCTAAGGCTTTGGTCCCCGACGCCATCGCCGCCGGCTCGTTGGTGGTCGATAACTCCAGCGCATTCCGCATGGACCCCGCCGTGCCGCTCATCGTGCCCGAGGTCAACCCGTCGACCTACTCGCCCGACAATCGCCTTTTCGCTGTCGGCAACTGCACCGCAATCCTGCTCTGCACCGCCATCAACCCGATCCTCAAGCTCGGCAAGCTCCAGCGATTGATCGTCAGCACCTACCAAAGCGCAAGCGGCGGCGGCGCCGGTATGATGCGCCAACTCGAAGGTGAGACGAAGGCCGTAGTGCTTGGCGAAGAACTCCCGCCGACCACGCTGAGCCAAACCTACGCGTTCAACCTCTTCAGCCACAACACCGCCGTCGGCGAAACCGGCTACAACGAAGAAGAAATGAAAGTCGTCGAGGAAACCAAGAAAATCCTCGGAATGCCCGATCTCAAGATCAATGTCACCTGCGTTCGCGTTCCCATTCTTCGCGCTCACACCGAGACCGTGACGATGGAATTCGATGGTCCCGCGCCGTCTATCGAGGACGCCCGGGAAGCTCTGTCGAAAGCTCCCGGCGTTCGCCTCATCGATGATCGCGAGAAAAACCACTTCCCGACCCCGCTAGAAGCCAGCGGCCAAGACGACGTGCTCGTCGGCCGCCTTCGCCACGACCTTAGCAATCCGAACGCCCTCTGCCTCATGCTGTCGGGCGACCAACTGCTGAAAGGTGCGGCCCTCAACGCGGTTCAAGTCGCCGAACTCGTGCTAGGACTCTAA
- a CDS encoding helix-turn-helix domain-containing protein, with amino-acid sequence MDFPLGTTTQLFREVNYPGPSGCFKVLNFDQVVPESVDGTSDFGSETWGLLIKRQGTTIFKADEHQNPMIVPAGTVMLTRARNLRMRITKGVHESTIVLWKASSLPRLAASLEKSKRFVMVQSVLPHHRHTVSILQGLVDDPHRHFELMMVGLLYTTIGVMISGRDELNLSAIDQGYPDSMKPLIDMVRKEPARYWPVPEAANIVGYSDHHFSRMFKQATGMKFQSFVERCRTAYAVELLITTKLSVDTIANKTGFGAPQALREAFKNVLGIIPSDLRGFNHVSKP; translated from the coding sequence GTGGATTTCCCCTTGGGAACCACGACGCAACTTTTCCGGGAAGTAAATTATCCGGGCCCATCGGGCTGCTTCAAGGTTCTTAATTTCGATCAGGTCGTTCCTGAGAGCGTTGACGGTACTTCGGACTTTGGGTCGGAGACGTGGGGCCTGCTGATCAAACGGCAGGGCACGACGATTTTTAAGGCGGACGAGCACCAGAACCCGATGATCGTTCCGGCGGGGACGGTGATGCTGACCCGGGCGCGAAACCTGCGGATGCGGATCACGAAGGGGGTTCACGAATCGACGATCGTTTTGTGGAAGGCGTCTTCCTTGCCTCGGTTGGCGGCGAGCCTTGAGAAGTCGAAGCGATTTGTGATGGTGCAGAGCGTTCTGCCGCACCACCGGCATACGGTTTCGATCCTGCAGGGGTTGGTGGACGACCCGCATCGGCACTTTGAGTTGATGATGGTGGGATTGTTGTACACGACCATCGGAGTGATGATTTCGGGGAGGGATGAGTTGAACCTGTCGGCGATCGACCAGGGGTATCCAGATTCGATGAAGCCGCTGATCGATATGGTTCGGAAGGAACCGGCGCGGTACTGGCCGGTGCCGGAGGCGGCGAACATCGTCGGGTATTCGGACCATCATTTCTCGCGGATGTTCAAGCAGGCGACGGGGATGAAGTTCCAGTCGTTTGTGGAGCGGTGCCGGACGGCGTATGCGGTCGAGCTTTTGATCACGACAAAGCTGTCGGTGGACACGATTGCCAATAAGACGGGGTTCGGGGCTCCTCAGGCTCTGCGTGAGGCGTTTAAGAATGTGCTGGGGATTATTCCGAGCGATCTGCGGGGTTTCAACCACGTTTCGAAACCGTAA
- a CDS encoding DUF1648 domain-containing protein, which translates to MILFVGSLIAGLMSLLRAGSIPDRVPMHWNLAGQVDRYGSRWEGLLFIPIMSLVLSFVFMLIGAVSGSRLRQNTVKALNIISAAMMTFFLVIHNFMLSAQPDRIPGMIPGGLACLMVVMGFAIKDVEPNPFVGIRVPWTMNNPLVWRKTHDRASRLWIVGGAVALVLALLHAPTILPIAVFVGLILYPMLDSYRISKTG; encoded by the coding sequence TTGATTCTTTTCGTTGGCTCGCTGATTGCCGGGCTAATGAGCCTTTTGCGGGCGGGTTCCATTCCTGATCGGGTTCCGATGCATTGGAACTTGGCGGGTCAGGTAGACCGGTACGGCAGCCGATGGGAAGGGCTTTTGTTCATCCCGATCATGTCGCTGGTGTTGAGCTTTGTGTTCATGCTGATCGGCGCGGTTAGCGGGAGCCGGTTGCGCCAGAACACAGTGAAGGCGCTGAACATCATTTCGGCGGCGATGATGACGTTTTTCTTGGTCATCCACAACTTCATGTTGTCGGCTCAGCCGGATCGGATCCCGGGGATGATTCCGGGCGGATTGGCGTGTTTGATGGTCGTGATGGGGTTTGCGATCAAGGATGTGGAGCCGAATCCGTTTGTGGGGATTCGGGTGCCATGGACGATGAACAATCCGCTGGTGTGGCGCAAGACGCACGATCGGGCGAGCCGATTGTGGATTGTCGGCGGGGCGGTGGCGTTGGTGTTGGCGTTGTTGCATGCGCCGACGATATTGCCGATTGCGGTGTTCGTGGGGTTGATTTTGTATCCGATGTTGGATTCGTATCGGATTTCGAAGACGGGTTAG
- a CDS encoding P-loop NTPase, whose translation MPIRESDVLEALKSVMDPDLHRDIVTLGFVKDIVLQLPRVAFKIDLTTPACPVKDLLKSQAEEAVLALEGVETVEIEMTATVRQRNQKPEDLITGVKHVIAIASGKGGVGKSTVTVNLALALAATGAKVGILDADVYGPSIPLMLGAQNDKPFTEAQKILPVLKYGVQTMSLGYLLDEDSAVLWRGPMVAGTVRQLLADVEWGELDYLLVDLPPGTGDAPMSLAQLVPLTGVVIVSTPHNVAANIAGKAVQLFKRLNSPILGVIENMGPYVDAATGETRKMFSGMTGEELAQHLAVPYLGSIPFDPIVSESGDAGTPAVVAYPDTVQATAFKDLAGSVARQASIRTING comes from the coding sequence ATGCCCATCCGCGAAAGTGACGTCCTTGAAGCCCTCAAGAGCGTCATGGACCCCGACCTCCATCGTGACATCGTCACCCTTGGGTTTGTCAAAGACATCGTCCTTCAGCTTCCTCGCGTCGCGTTCAAAATCGACCTGACGACGCCGGCGTGCCCGGTCAAGGACCTTCTCAAATCGCAGGCGGAAGAGGCCGTTCTCGCCCTTGAGGGCGTCGAGACGGTTGAAATCGAGATGACGGCGACGGTTCGTCAGCGAAACCAGAAGCCGGAGGACCTGATCACGGGCGTCAAGCATGTAATTGCGATCGCGAGCGGTAAGGGTGGAGTCGGAAAATCCACCGTGACGGTGAACTTGGCGTTGGCGCTGGCGGCGACGGGGGCGAAGGTGGGAATTCTCGACGCCGACGTGTATGGGCCATCGATTCCGTTGATGTTGGGCGCGCAGAACGACAAGCCGTTTACGGAGGCGCAAAAGATTCTGCCCGTCCTGAAGTACGGGGTGCAGACGATGTCGCTGGGGTACCTGCTGGACGAAGACAGTGCGGTGCTGTGGCGCGGGCCGATGGTGGCGGGCACGGTGCGACAGCTTTTGGCCGATGTGGAGTGGGGCGAACTCGACTACCTTTTGGTCGATTTGCCGCCTGGAACCGGCGATGCCCCGATGTCGCTGGCTCAATTGGTGCCATTGACGGGCGTGGTGATCGTTTCGACGCCGCACAACGTGGCGGCGAACATTGCCGGCAAGGCGGTGCAACTGTTTAAGCGGCTGAACTCGCCGATTCTTGGCGTGATTGAGAACATGGGGCCGTACGTGGACGCGGCGACGGGCGAGACGCGAAAGATGTTTTCGGGGATGACAGGCGAGGAGCTTGCCCAGCATTTGGCGGTGCCTTATCTGGGTTCGATTCCGTTCGATCCGATCGTGTCGGAGTCGGGCGATGCAGGAACTCCGGCGGTGGTGGCGTACCCGGACACGGTTCAGGCGACGGCGTTTAAAGATTTGGCGGGCTCGGTGGCGCGCCAGGCATCGATTCGGACGATCAACGGCTAA
- a CDS encoding PEP-CTERM sorting domain-containing protein: protein MGMDLEGTNMKNTVSRALIALLVVGGAVSANADVLLDTYAGDAPGFQANGWIVATWQFMSRPFSVTGSYTLDSIELPLGNFNDNTGVYDVSICADNAGVPGTVLESFAVNVTTANGVVNSYLLNSSLNPLLTTGTYYVTATTTDANLNGGWGWNNANNTGDQQFSTDGGASWNNFNSTDVAVRVMGTSTTVPEPASMAVLGLGALALVRRRRTAK, encoded by the coding sequence ATGGGGATGGACTTGGAGGGTACTAATATGAAAAATACTGTAAGTAGAGCGCTCATCGCTCTTCTCGTCGTGGGCGGCGCCGTTTCGGCAAATGCAGACGTGCTTCTTGACACGTATGCGGGCGATGCACCTGGTTTCCAAGCTAATGGTTGGATCGTTGCGACCTGGCAATTCATGTCCCGACCGTTCTCGGTCACCGGTTCCTACACGTTGGACAGCATTGAGCTCCCGCTCGGCAACTTCAACGACAATACGGGCGTCTACGATGTTAGCATCTGCGCCGACAACGCTGGCGTTCCTGGCACCGTTCTCGAATCGTTTGCGGTCAACGTGACGACCGCCAATGGCGTCGTGAACAGCTACCTGCTCAACTCGTCCCTGAATCCGTTGCTGACGACCGGCACGTACTACGTCACGGCTACCACGACGGATGCGAACCTGAATGGTGGTTGGGGCTGGAACAACGCCAACAACACTGGCGACCAGCAGTTCAGCACCGACGGTGGCGCTAGCTGGAACAACTTCAACAGCACCGACGTGGCTGTTCGAGTCATGGGTACATCGACGACCGTTCCTGAGCCGGCTTCCATGGCCGTCCTCGGCCTCGGCGCTCTGGCACTTGTTCGACGACGACGCACTGCCAAGTAA
- the carB gene encoding carbamoyl-phosphate synthase large subunit produces MSETVLVLGSGPIRIGQGIEFDYSCVHCVWSLRDMGYRAILVNNNPETVSTDFDTSNGLYFEPVTLEDVMDVISHEEPMGVVCQFGGQTAINLAMGLQERGIQVLGTTPEAIAEAEDREQFDALLEKLGFQRPKGRAVRSLEDAVKVAEEVGYPVLVRPSFVLGGRAMEIVFNEEHLRAFYGEAESANPGQPVLVDKYLLGKEAEVDLISDGENVLIPGIMEHIERAGVHSGDSMAIYPPVALTSDEITSMCRMGIEIGRALKAKGLVNIQFVIVDGVAYILEVNPRASRTVPFLSKVTGIPMVDLATRCMMGEKLAELGYETGLWTLETTAGTEYSGPKGTKYAPIYKGRILDVSNQDAPVGKSQVYAVKAPVFSFLKLRLVEPSLGPEMKSTGEIMGVDSTYEAALYKAFLAAGIGFKGDGAVCITVRDQDKEQAVDIGRRLNANGLKLVATPGTAAHLQAQGIACEKVNKIQAGSPNLLDLIMEGGLSMMINTASLTETSESEAARIRRACIETGVPCVTAIDTASALVRALEIYSDPSQSECKRLDEYFQLA; encoded by the coding sequence ATGAGTGAAACGGTTCTCGTTCTCGGCTCGGGACCGATTCGCATCGGCCAAGGCATCGAATTCGACTATTCCTGCGTTCATTGTGTTTGGTCTTTGCGAGACATGGGCTATCGAGCCATTCTCGTCAATAACAACCCCGAAACCGTTTCGACCGACTTCGATACGTCCAACGGACTGTACTTCGAGCCGGTGACCTTGGAGGACGTCATGGACGTCATCAGCCACGAAGAGCCCATGGGCGTGGTGTGCCAGTTCGGTGGCCAAACGGCGATCAACCTGGCGATGGGGCTACAGGAGCGAGGGATTCAGGTTCTGGGCACGACACCCGAGGCGATCGCCGAGGCCGAGGACCGCGAGCAATTCGACGCTTTGTTGGAGAAGCTGGGGTTTCAGCGGCCGAAGGGAAGAGCCGTTCGCTCTCTGGAGGACGCGGTGAAGGTTGCCGAAGAGGTCGGTTATCCGGTTCTCGTTCGCCCAAGTTTCGTTCTCGGAGGCCGGGCGATGGAGATCGTTTTCAACGAAGAGCATCTGCGGGCGTTCTACGGAGAGGCAGAATCCGCCAACCCCGGGCAGCCGGTGCTGGTCGACAAATATCTGCTGGGCAAGGAAGCGGAAGTCGACCTGATTTCGGACGGCGAAAACGTTTTGATACCTGGGATCATGGAGCATATCGAGCGGGCCGGCGTGCATAGCGGCGACTCGATGGCGATCTATCCTCCGGTAGCGCTGACGAGCGACGAAATTACATCGATGTGCCGAATGGGCATCGAGATTGGCCGGGCTTTGAAGGCTAAGGGGCTGGTCAATATTCAGTTTGTGATTGTGGATGGGGTGGCGTACATCCTTGAGGTGAACCCGCGGGCGAGTCGCACGGTACCGTTCTTGAGCAAGGTGACGGGCATTCCGATGGTCGATCTGGCGACGCGGTGCATGATGGGTGAGAAGCTCGCTGAGCTAGGCTACGAGACCGGGCTTTGGACTTTGGAGACGACGGCCGGGACAGAGTACTCGGGTCCGAAAGGCACGAAGTACGCGCCGATCTATAAAGGGCGGATTTTGGACGTTTCGAACCAGGATGCGCCGGTAGGGAAGTCGCAGGTTTATGCGGTGAAGGCTCCGGTGTTCTCGTTCCTCAAACTGCGGTTGGTCGAGCCTTCGCTTGGGCCGGAGATGAAGTCGACGGGCGAAATTATGGGGGTCGATTCGACCTACGAGGCGGCTTTATATAAGGCGTTTTTGGCGGCGGGAATTGGTTTTAAGGGAGATGGCGCGGTGTGCATCACGGTTCGCGACCAGGACAAGGAGCAGGCGGTGGACATCGGTCGGCGGCTGAATGCGAACGGACTGAAGCTGGTGGCGACGCCGGGAACGGCGGCACACCTGCAGGCGCAGGGCATTGCTTGCGAGAAGGTGAACAAGATTCAAGCGGGTTCGCCGAACTTGCTAGACCTGATCATGGAAGGCGGGTTAAGTATGATGATCAATACGGCCAGCCTGACGGAAACGAGCGAGAGCGAAGCGGCGCGGATTCGGCGTGCGTGTATCGAGACGGGTGTCCCTTGTGTGACGGCGATCGACACGGCGAGCGCGTTGGTTCGGGCTTTGGAGATTTATTCGGATCCGTCGCAGAGCGAGTGCAAGCGGCTAGACGAGTACTTCCAGTTGGCGTAG
- a CDS encoding redoxin domain-containing protein — translation MRNNIPMALSAGTKAPLFTLRQKTADGMRDVSLADHAGQDVVVLLFVPGAFTHVCTGQFCDLSKGVTAIPGAVTYGVSVDSAYCQEAWGKMDGITLPMISDFTHQVTKDYDVVLESLSGMGPASKRAAFVIDRDGMIVYSEETPTTLDMVNYEAINAAVSAAK, via the coding sequence ATGCGCAATAATATTCCGATGGCTCTTTCCGCTGGAACCAAGGCTCCTCTTTTCACCCTTCGACAGAAGACCGCTGATGGCATGAGGGATGTGAGTTTGGCCGACCATGCGGGCCAAGATGTTGTCGTTCTCCTTTTCGTGCCGGGGGCGTTTACGCATGTTTGCACGGGCCAATTTTGCGACCTCAGCAAGGGTGTGACGGCAATTCCGGGGGCGGTGACCTATGGCGTGTCGGTCGACTCTGCCTATTGCCAAGAAGCCTGGGGCAAGATGGATGGCATTACGCTTCCGATGATCAGCGACTTTACGCACCAAGTAACGAAGGACTACGATGTGGTTTTGGAGTCGTTGAGTGGCATGGGACCAGCCTCTAAGCGGGCGGCGTTTGTCATCGACCGTGATGGCATGATCGTCTATTCTGAGGAGACCCCTACCACGCTGGACATGGTCAACTATGAAGCCATCAACGCGGCGGTATCGGCCGCGAAATAA